Genomic segment of Syntrophorhabdaceae bacterium:
GGGGCGCTCGAGGCCGTGATGCTCAATAAGGCCATGAGTCTTGTCGTCGTTGCCGCGGCCCTTCCTTTTCGAGCCGCCGTTGTTCCATTCGCAAGCGTCCTGCAACGCTATGACGTGATTATCACCCTCCTGTCGGGGAGTCTCGCTGGCGCATGGCTGGGGGCCGGCTGGGCCATACGGCTCAGGTCTCAAGGGCTCTATCGCGTTATCTCTGTTCTTCTGATTGGTATCGCAGCCGTCCTTCTATGGGGACATGGCTTGAGTTCGGGGGGCGCACCGTTGTTCCATGGGTGGTTATTGATATCCGTTGGTGTCCTTGCCGGAGTGGGTATCGGCGTGGTTGCGGCATTATTGGGTGTTGCGGGAGGGGAATTGCTTATCCCGACGGTCATGCTGCTGTTCGGTGTGGACCTGAAACTTGCCGGCAGCATAGCGCTGGCCGTCAGCTTGCCGACCATGATCACCAGTTTTACACGCTACAGCCGCGACAGTGCTTTTGCCGTGATCCGCAGGGAACGACGTTTCCTGGCGATCATGGCTGTGGGTTCTATAGCGGGCGCATACGTGGGAGGGCGTCTGCTCGGTATTATTCCGACTCCTGTGCTGCTGCCCCTTCTGGCGGCGATACTGGTAATCTCCGCAGTAAAAGTCTGGTACCACAAATAAACATCGGTGCGGGGGCCCCGAAGCCCTGGAACCGCCTTCGGTGGTTTCTTGCACTTGCCACCCCTTTAGGTTAATATAGAGCGCTTTACGGGCGCTGCCATGCTTATCGTCAATAACCTTTCAAAGGCCTACGGGACACAGACACTTTTTGATGGGGCGAGTTTTACCGTCGGGCCGGGGGAGCGCCTCGGGCTCGTCGGGCGCAACGGGACGGGGAAGACGACGCTCTTCAGGATGATCCTCGGGGAGGAGACTCCCGATTCGGGAGAGATCCATATCCCCCGGGGCTATACCATCCGCCACCTTTCCCAGCATATCTCCTTCAGTGAACACTCCGTCCTCGCCGAGGCCTGTGTCAACCTTCCCGTCCACGAGGACGGCCGCGACGAGACGTACAAGGCGAAAACGGTGCTCGCCGGACTGGGTTTCAGCGAGGGCGAATTCAGCCTGGACCCGGGGAAACTGAGCGGCGGTTTCCAGGTCCGTCTTAATCTTGCGAAGATCCTCATTGCACAGCCGATGATGCTCCTTCTTGACGAACCGACGAACTATCTCGATATCGTCTCCATACGGTGGCTGACACAGTTCCTTCGGGGGTGGAAGGGCGAGATGGTCCTCATCACCCACGAGAGGGATTTCATGGACTCCGTGACGACGCACACCATGGCCATCCACCGCATGAGGATGCGCAAGATCGCGGGCACTACCCACAAACTCTACGAGCAGATCATC
This window contains:
- a CDS encoding sulfite exporter TauE/SafE family protein, with the translated sequence MSMNPGQSKNERKTIRRNPLAVFSGGTVIGVLGGLIGLGGAEFRLPLLIGVFGFGALEAVMLNKAMSLVVVAAALPFRAAVVPFASVLQRYDVIITLLSGSLAGAWLGAGWAIRLRSQGLYRVISVLLIGIAAVLLWGHGLSSGGAPLFHGWLLISVGVLAGVGIGVVAALLGVAGGELLIPTVMLLFGVDLKLAGSIALAVSLPTMITSFTRYSRDSAFAVIRRERRFLAIMAVGSIAGAYVGGRLLGIIPTPVLLPLLAAILVISAVKVWYHK